The region AGATGCTTAAAACTGCGCTACCTCCTGGTTGGTTGGGAAGGTCGAAACTATTGAATAGGCCTAAAAAACTCTGGTGGGTAAAATTGTCTAGCAATAATTATGAGGGAAAGATATCTTCTCGACAGATTGAGTTAAAGAGAAATCTTCTCTTAAATGGAGGAGGAAAATGGCAAAAGGATTTGGAGGCTGAAGGATTTTCTTCTGTATTGATTAGAAACTTTGTCTTAGTTGGTTGCGGAGAAAGAGAAAAACGTCTTTCCCTTTGTAATTCTTTTGATGATGAAGAATATAATGACAAAAAGATTTTAAAGATTGAAGATCCTCAATCTTTAACGTTAGAGCAAAAATTAGCAAAAGAAAAATATGAGTCTCTTCCAAGTGGATCAGCTCTTTTGCTTTGGGGTGTTACTGGTTCTGGTAAGACGGAGGTATACCTACAAATTGCAGCGCTTGAGTTATCTGAAGGTAGACATTGTCTTATCCTTACACCCGAAATTGGGTTGGTACCACAATTAGTTGATCGCTTTCAAAAAAGATTTGGATTAAATGTTTTTGAATATCATAGTAATTGCTCTACTAAAGAGAAAATTGATACATGGAAGAGATCTTTAGACACTACAAAACCTAGTATTTTTATTGGTACTCGATCAGCTATTTTTCTACCATTATCCAACTTAGGATTGATAGTTCTTGATGAAGAACACGATAGCTCTTATAAACAGGAATCCCCTATGCCTTGTTATCATGCAAGAGATTTGGCAATTAATAGGGCAAAAAAAATAGGTGCTAAAGTAATACTTGGAACAGCAACTCCATCTTTAAATGTTTGGAAAAATTTAAAACCCAATGGAAATATAGTTGTTGCGAAATTAACCCAAAGGATTTCGAATCGTAAATTACCAACGGTTAGTGTCGTAGACATGCGAGAAGAATTAGCTATTGGAAATCGAAGCTTAATTAGTAGATATCTAAAAAAACAACTTTTGAGTATAAAAGAGAGTGGAAATCAAGCTATTATTTTAGTCCCTAGACGTGGATATAGTAGTTTCTTAAGTTGCCGTAGCTGCGGAGAGGTCGTTCAATGTCCACATTGTGATGTCGCACTAACTGTACATCGTTCCAAAGAGGGTAATCAATGGTTGCGTTGTCATTGGTGTGACTTTCGTTCGAAAATTAGTGATAGATGTGGAGAATGTGGTTCAAATGCTTTTAAACCGTTTGGAACTGGAACACAAAGAGTAATGGATCATTTAGAAAGAGAACTAGAGGGTATAAGTTTATTAAGGTTTGATAGAGATACAACTAGAGGCCGTGATGGCCATAGATTGTTGCTAGAAAGATTTGCTCATGGTGATGCCGATATTTTAGTAGGTACTCAGATGCTCTCTAAGGGTATGGATTTACCAAAAGTAACTCTTGCCGTCGTCTTAGCCGCAGATGGTTTATTGCATCGTCCTGATTTAATGGCTACTGAAGAAACGCTTCAACTATTTATGCAATTAGCTGGTCGTGCAGGACGAGGTGAGCAATCTGGAAAGGTTGTAGTGCAAACTTATTGTCCTGATCATCCAGTGATTCTTCATTTGATTGATGGGAGTTACGAAGAGTTTCTGAGAAAAGAAGATAAGACTAGAAAAGAAGCCTCGATGGTTCCATACAGTCGAGCCTGCTTATTAAGATTCTCTGGCGAATCGTCAGAGTTGACATCACATGGAGCATTTCATATTTCATCAAAAATAAAGAATGCTTGCAGTCAAAAAGGTTGGAAAATAGTCGGTCCAGCACCTTCATTGGTTGAGAGGGTTGCAGGTAAAAGTCGTTGGCAACTTCTTTTATACGGTCCAGAATCAAGTCATATCCCACTTCCTTATGGACCTGAATTGTGGAAAGATTTACCAAAAGGAGTAACTCTTTCTATTGATCCTGATCCTCTACAATTATGAGTTTATATCTTTTTTAAGGTGGTAGCTCAGGAAAACCGAAGCCCATTTGGAGACGAAATCTTTGAAGGGATAAGCTCAACAAAGTTAAAGCAATTATCAAGATAATTCCAACTGAAATTTGGTTCCACTTCCAATTTGAAATCTCCAGTTGATTAATCTTTCCAATTTCAAGAGGAAAGAAAGTTAAATCTTTTTTAAAAGTAGGTTCTAGAGGTTTAGTTTTGAAATTATTTTTATTGCCAATGTCATTAATGACTATGTTTAGTTTTAATCCAGGAATTTTTGGGATTTCTCTTAAATCCAAATAAATTTTATAATTTTGACTTGTACCAATTATCCAGTTTTTGTTGTTTGTAATTATTTCAGGTTTATTTATATTGAATCCGCTAGCTTTTGACGCGGCTGAAGCTATTTGCTGAAGTAATTTGTTTGCATCTTCAAAACGAATAGTTGGTGATTCAAAATGTTGCTTATCTTCCTGATCTTGAAGTTTTAAGATACTATTTTCTTTAGTAAGATTTTCTTCAAATTCCATCTGCCATGGAATTGATACGCCAGAATTACTATTTATATCAAGTGAAATCTTTAGTCGATCTGGACCTGTAACACTCAAATTTGTTGATATGTCAACGCAACCACTCAAAAGGAAGGTTAATAATGAAATAATTAATAAAGTTATTATTGAAAATCCAAAGTCTAGACTTTTTGTTGGACCAGTTGGAGGATGATTAATTATCTCCTTCTTCTTTTTCGTTTTTGTAAATGACGATTTAAGAGATGGCTCCATCTCTATCTTCGGGATTTCTACAGACCAGTTTGATGGTCTTGGTAAATGTGGAGCATCAAGTATTGATAAGAGCTGTTTAGATTGTTGACGGACGCTCTCTTTTTTATTGTGGATTAATGTTTGACAAATATTGATTGCTTTTTTCTCATCACATTTTCCCATGTAGGCAGTAATGATAAGTAGTCTAAGTTTTCCTCCTATTTCAGTCTCTGCTTGGAAATCTAGAAGTAAAGGATCAATTGTTTTTATGCAAAAATTATAGTCACCTTTTTCAAGGGCCGCTTCAGCAGCTTTTATTGCTGAAGCTATATTTGACATTTAACCTCTACCCATAACCATTGTTCCAATACCTGCATCAGTGAAAACTTCTAATAGAAGTGAGTGGGGAGTTCTTCCGTCAATGATATGGGCAGCATTTACACCCTGGGCAAGTGAACGTATACAACATTCAACTTTTGGTTTCATGCCTGCTTTAACTATCCCTTTATCAATTAATTCTCTAGCTTCCGATAGACGTATCTTTTCTATTAAGGAAGAAGGCTCATTTTTATTCCTTAAAA is a window of Prochlorococcus marinus str. MIT 0917 DNA encoding:
- the priA gene encoding replication restart helicase PriA is translated as MNHFIFDIWLHVGREGRCFSYQDGNNLDIDLGDVVTVRLKGQLMQGLVVKKMKKNITSTHQNINNFSLNNVETLVQKAAIKKEWREWLEEIALDLYVSDFQMLKTALPPGWLGRSKLLNRPKKLWWVKLSSNNYEGKISSRQIELKRNLLLNGGGKWQKDLEAEGFSSVLIRNFVLVGCGEREKRLSLCNSFDDEEYNDKKILKIEDPQSLTLEQKLAKEKYESLPSGSALLLWGVTGSGKTEVYLQIAALELSEGRHCLILTPEIGLVPQLVDRFQKRFGLNVFEYHSNCSTKEKIDTWKRSLDTTKPSIFIGTRSAIFLPLSNLGLIVLDEEHDSSYKQESPMPCYHARDLAINRAKKIGAKVILGTATPSLNVWKNLKPNGNIVVAKLTQRISNRKLPTVSVVDMREELAIGNRSLISRYLKKQLLSIKESGNQAIILVPRRGYSSFLSCRSCGEVVQCPHCDVALTVHRSKEGNQWLRCHWCDFRSKISDRCGECGSNAFKPFGTGTQRVMDHLERELEGISLLRFDRDTTRGRDGHRLLLERFAHGDADILVGTQMLSKGMDLPKVTLAVVLAADGLLHRPDLMATEETLQLFMQLAGRAGRGEQSGKVVVQTYCPDHPVILHLIDGSYEEFLRKEDKTRKEASMVPYSRACLLRFSGESSELTSHGAFHISSKIKNACSQKGWKIVGPAPSLVERVAGKSRWQLLLYGPESSHIPLPYGPELWKDLPKGVTLSIDPDPLQL
- a CDS encoding DUF3153 domain-containing protein, with the protein product MSNIASAIKAAEAALEKGDYNFCIKTIDPLLLDFQAETEIGGKLRLLIITAYMGKCDEKKAINICQTLIHNKKESVRQQSKQLLSILDAPHLPRPSNWSVEIPKIEMEPSLKSSFTKTKKKKEIINHPPTGPTKSLDFGFSIITLLIISLLTFLLSGCVDISTNLSVTGPDRLKISLDINSNSGVSIPWQMEFEENLTKENSILKLQDQEDKQHFESPTIRFEDANKLLQQIASAASKASGFNINKPEIITNNKNWIIGTSQNYKIYLDLREIPKIPGLKLNIVINDIGNKNNFKTKPLEPTFKKDLTFFPLEIGKINQLEISNWKWNQISVGIILIIALTLLSLSLQRFRLQMGFGFPELPP